The following coding sequences lie in one Mesorhizobium sp. DCY119 genomic window:
- the clpS gene encoding ATP-dependent Clp protease adapter ClpS, producing MPETITIPRTRTKPKIERPKLHKVILINDDFTPREFVVRVLKAEFRMSEDQAHRVMITAHQRGVCVVAVFTKDVAETKATRATDAGKAAGYPLMFTTEPEE from the coding sequence ATGCCAGAAACAATCACCATTCCCCGCACAAGAACCAAGCCGAAGATCGAGCGGCCGAAGCTGCACAAAGTCATCCTGATCAATGATGATTTCACGCCGCGAGAATTCGTCGTGCGGGTGCTCAAGGCCGAGTTTCGGATGAGCGAGGATCAGGCGCATCGCGTCATGATTACCGCGCATCAGCGCGGCGTCTGCGTGGTCGCGGTGTTTACGAAGGATGTCGCCGAGACGAAGGCGACGCGGGCGACGGACGCCGGCAAGGCGGCGGGCTATCCGCTGATGTTCACGACCGAGCCGGAGGAGTGA
- the choV gene encoding choline ABC transporter ATP-binding protein has protein sequence MNVAVDFRDVDIIFGPDTADALAMVDAGASRSEILEKTGNVLGCAGANLTVHEGEISVLMGLSGSGKSTLLRAVNRLNIVSRGQVLVKDGDKTVDVVTCDEPTLRRLRQKQVAMVFQQFGLLPWRTVEENVGLGLELAGMPEAERKQKVGKQLELVNLTPWAKKYAHELSGGMQQRVGLARAFATEAPILLMDEPFSALDPLIRTKLQDELLQLQEKLKKTIIFVSHDLEEALKIGSHITIMEGGRIVQTGAPEDIVLRPANDYVREFISNVNPLSVLTAWNVMRDRRDLESAGRGGWLWLDRRQTTRFKIDKDGMVAAAERNGQPAVWVSCDDIENLPDDAPQVFWAKPGTSLKTVMLAMHRSQTSPVALFDEQSRFVGAIGIRDVLSAVLRR, from the coding sequence ATGAACGTCGCCGTAGACTTCAGGGATGTCGACATCATCTTCGGCCCGGATACGGCCGATGCGCTGGCTATGGTCGATGCCGGTGCGAGCCGCTCGGAAATCCTGGAAAAGACCGGCAATGTGCTGGGCTGCGCCGGGGCGAACCTCACCGTGCACGAGGGCGAGATTTCGGTGCTGATGGGCCTGTCGGGTTCGGGCAAGTCGACGCTGTTGCGCGCCGTCAACCGGCTCAACATCGTTTCGCGCGGGCAGGTTCTGGTCAAGGATGGCGACAAGACCGTCGATGTCGTGACCTGCGACGAGCCGACCTTGCGCCGCCTGCGCCAGAAGCAGGTGGCCATGGTGTTCCAGCAGTTCGGCCTCCTGCCGTGGCGCACCGTGGAGGAAAATGTCGGCCTCGGGCTGGAGCTCGCCGGCATGCCGGAGGCGGAACGCAAGCAGAAAGTCGGCAAGCAGCTCGAACTCGTCAATCTGACGCCGTGGGCCAAGAAATACGCCCATGAGCTTTCGGGCGGCATGCAGCAGCGCGTGGGGCTTGCCCGCGCCTTCGCCACGGAAGCGCCGATCCTGCTCATGGACGAGCCGTTTTCCGCACTCGACCCGCTGATCCGCACCAAGCTGCAGGACGAGCTTCTGCAGCTCCAGGAGAAGCTGAAGAAGACGATCATCTTCGTCAGCCACGATCTCGAAGAAGCGCTGAAGATCGGCAGCCACATCACCATCATGGAGGGCGGGCGCATCGTCCAGACCGGCGCGCCGGAAGACATCGTGCTGCGCCCGGCCAACGACTATGTCCGTGAGTTCATTTCGAATGTGAACCCGCTGTCGGTGCTGACGGCATGGAACGTCATGCGCGACCGGCGCGATCTGGAATCGGCCGGCCGGGGCGGCTGGCTCTGGCTCGACCGGCGCCAGACGACGCGCTTCAAGATCGACAAGGACGGCATGGTGGCGGCCGCCGAACGCAACGGCCAGCCGGCGGTGTGGGTGTCGTGCGACGACATCGAAAACCTGCCTGATGACGCCCCGCAGGTGTTCTGGGCAAAGCCCGGCACCTCGCTGAAGACTGTCATGCTCGCCATGCACCGCAGCCAGACCTCGCCGGTGGCGCTGTTCGACGAACAGTCGCGGTTTGTCGGCGCGATCGGGATCAGGGACGTGTTGTCAGCGGTGTTGAGGCGGTAG
- a CDS encoding DUF4159 domain-containing protein — translation MSWLPLSFGFPAILWGLLALPVIWWLLRLTPPKPQTEVFPPLKILARVLKREETPHQSPWWLTLLRLLMAALVVMALAEPVFNPREKLPTNGSALALVIDNDWASAPDWDRRVATAERLIGDANSTGVPVLLAFTAEKPNAEIGPFDAEAARDKLRATKPRPVPTDRPAVYARVAAALEALPGASVAILADGLAAQGDEAAFNTLLGKNPADVVWVVPDRLNTVGLKAAENQLEGFALTAIRPPGDAGPRQVTAGAFDDKGRRIADAALTFGAGETTATGQMQVPFELRNDFAAIAIDGENQAGAVRVLDESSKRRRVGLLSQSEADQAQPLLSPLYYIRRALEPFADLVEPRSPDLADAIPQLLDQKPAMIVMADVGTIPDAARQKLIEWVDNGGTLVRFAGSRLAAAGNDEELLPVRLRLGERSLGGALSWTEPQAVAEFPAGPFADLTPPSEVTVSRQVLAEPTADIVERTWASLADGTPLVTGAKREKGTVVLFHITPEATWSNLPISGSFVEMLRRLVQLSRNQGSAAANAEGQIASLAPYRMIAANGALVPPTPDARPLTVGQGPAPVTIENPPGLYGSEEGVVAHNLLGADAAFTPLVRPQVAAPVTEMRYAFDESRDLKGPLVAAALLLMLLDTLAVFWMGGMFNRRRKAARAAGSAAVILLAAGAMFALSSHAMAQDAKPGDAEAIDAVSTTRLAYVLTGDASIDAISRAGLDGLSRFLIDKTALEPGKPAGVDIAKDELSFYPIIYWPIDPNAAMPTEQAIARIDAYMQQGGTVLFDTRDQYSTGIDAGSASPATERLRDILGNLNVPPLEPVPADHVLTKSFFILPDFPGRFNGSPLWVEASAEATNPEHRPVRTGDGVTPIMITANDFAGAWAIDANGEPMLPTVPADPMQRIYAYRAGVNIVMYMLTGNYKSDQVHVPVLLERLGQ, via the coding sequence ATGAGCTGGCTCCCGCTTTCCTTCGGCTTTCCGGCCATCCTCTGGGGCCTGCTCGCGCTGCCGGTCATCTGGTGGCTGCTGCGCCTGACGCCGCCGAAACCGCAGACGGAAGTGTTTCCGCCGCTGAAGATTCTCGCCCGCGTCCTGAAGCGCGAGGAAACGCCGCATCAGAGCCCGTGGTGGCTGACGCTGCTGCGCCTTCTGATGGCGGCACTCGTCGTCATGGCGCTGGCCGAGCCGGTGTTCAACCCGCGCGAAAAGCTGCCCACGAATGGCAGCGCGCTGGCGCTGGTCATCGACAATGACTGGGCGAGCGCGCCCGACTGGGACCGCCGCGTCGCCACCGCAGAGCGCCTGATCGGCGATGCCAACTCTACCGGCGTGCCGGTTCTGCTCGCCTTCACTGCCGAAAAGCCGAATGCCGAGATCGGTCCCTTTGACGCCGAAGCCGCCCGCGACAAGCTGCGCGCCACCAAGCCGCGCCCGGTTCCGACCGATCGCCCGGCCGTCTATGCGCGGGTCGCCGCAGCGCTTGAAGCGCTGCCCGGCGCCAGCGTCGCCATCCTTGCCGACGGCCTAGCGGCCCAGGGCGACGAAGCCGCCTTCAACACCCTGCTCGGCAAGAACCCCGCCGACGTCGTCTGGGTCGTTCCCGACCGGCTCAACACGGTCGGGCTGAAGGCCGCCGAAAACCAGCTCGAAGGTTTTGCGCTAACCGCCATTCGCCCGCCCGGCGATGCCGGCCCGCGTCAGGTCACCGCCGGAGCCTTCGACGACAAGGGCCGCCGCATCGCCGATGCCGCACTCACCTTCGGCGCCGGCGAAACGACGGCGACAGGCCAGATGCAGGTGCCGTTCGAACTGCGCAACGATTTCGCAGCGATCGCCATCGACGGCGAAAACCAGGCCGGAGCCGTGCGCGTGCTGGATGAAAGCTCCAAGCGCCGCCGCGTCGGCCTGCTCTCCCAGTCCGAGGCCGATCAGGCCCAGCCGCTGCTGTCGCCGCTCTATTACATCCGCCGCGCACTCGAGCCTTTCGCCGATCTGGTCGAGCCCCGTAGCCCCGACCTTGCCGACGCCATCCCGCAGCTTCTTGACCAGAAGCCGGCGATGATCGTCATGGCCGACGTCGGCACCATCCCAGACGCTGCACGCCAGAAACTCATCGAATGGGTCGACAATGGCGGCACGCTGGTCCGCTTCGCCGGCTCGCGCCTCGCTGCAGCCGGCAATGACGAAGAGCTTCTGCCTGTGCGCTTGCGCCTCGGCGAACGCTCGCTCGGCGGCGCGCTGTCCTGGACCGAGCCGCAGGCCGTGGCCGAGTTCCCAGCCGGCCCGTTTGCCGACCTGACCCCACCCTCCGAGGTCACCGTCAGCCGTCAGGTGCTGGCCGAGCCGACCGCGGATATCGTCGAGCGCACCTGGGCAAGCCTTGCCGACGGCACGCCGCTGGTCACCGGGGCGAAGCGCGAAAAAGGCACCGTCGTCCTCTTCCACATCACGCCGGAAGCGACGTGGTCCAACCTGCCGATCTCAGGCAGCTTCGTCGAGATGCTGCGCCGTCTCGTCCAGCTTTCACGCAATCAGGGTTCCGCTGCCGCGAATGCCGAGGGCCAGATTGCCTCGCTGGCCCCTTACCGCATGATCGCCGCCAATGGCGCGCTCGTGCCGCCGACGCCCGATGCCCGGCCGCTGACCGTCGGACAAGGCCCCGCACCCGTCACCATCGAAAACCCGCCCGGCCTCTATGGCAGCGAGGAAGGCGTCGTTGCCCACAACCTGCTTGGCGCCGATGCCGCCTTCACCCCGCTCGTCCGTCCGCAGGTCGCAGCGCCGGTCACCGAAATGCGCTATGCTTTCGACGAATCCCGGGATCTGAAAGGTCCGCTCGTGGCTGCTGCCCTGTTGCTGATGCTTCTCGACACCCTCGCCGTCTTCTGGATGGGCGGCATGTTCAACCGTCGCCGCAAGGCAGCAAGAGCGGCAGGCTCAGCCGCCGTCATCCTGCTTGCCGCCGGCGCCATGTTCGCGCTCTCCTCGCATGCCATGGCGCAGGATGCCAAGCCGGGCGACGCCGAGGCCATCGACGCGGTCTCGACCACCCGCCTCGCCTATGTGCTGACCGGCGACGCCTCCATCGACGCCATCAGCCGCGCCGGCCTCGACGGCCTGTCGCGCTTCCTCATCGACAAGACGGCACTCGAGCCGGGCAAGCCGGCCGGCGTCGACATCGCGAAGGACGAGCTTTCCTTCTACCCGATCATCTATTGGCCGATCGACCCGAACGCGGCCATGCCGACCGAGCAGGCGATCGCTCGCATCGACGCCTATATGCAGCAGGGCGGCACGGTGCTGTTCGACACGCGCGACCAGTATTCGACCGGCATCGACGCCGGCTCCGCCAGCCCCGCGACCGAGCGGCTGCGCGACATCCTCGGCAATCTCAACGTGCCGCCGCTGGAGCCGGTGCCGGCCGACCACGTCCTGACCAAATCCTTCTTCATCCTTCCGGATTTCCCCGGGCGCTTCAACGGTAGCCCACTTTGGGTGGAAGCCTCGGCCGAGGCGACCAATCCCGAGCATCGCCCCGTGCGCACCGGCGACGGCGTCACCCCGATCATGATCACCGCCAATGATTTCGCCGGCGCATGGGCCATCGACGCCAATGGCGAGCCGATGCTGCCGACCGTGCCGGCCGACCCGATGCAGCGCATCTATGCCTACCGCGCCGGCGTCAACATCGTCATGTACATGCTGACCGGCAACTACAAATCCGATCAGGTCCACGTGCCGGTGCTGCTCGAAAGGCTGGGGCAGTAG
- a CDS encoding peroxiredoxin, giving the protein MGLRINETAPDFTAETTQGMVKFHEWIGDGWAVLFSHPKNFTPVCTTELGTMAGLEGEFRKRGVKIIGISVDPVESHAKWKDDIKTATGFSVDYPLIGDKDLKIAKLYDMLPEGAGDSSEGRTPADNATVRSVYVIGPDKKIKLILTYPMTTGRNFNEILRAIDSIQLTAKHQVATPANWQQGEDVIITAAVSNEDAIKRFGAFDTILPYLRKTKQPAG; this is encoded by the coding sequence ATGGGCCTGCGCATCAACGAAACCGCCCCCGATTTTACCGCCGAGACCACCCAAGGCATGGTCAAGTTCCATGAATGGATCGGCGACGGCTGGGCCGTACTGTTCTCGCACCCGAAGAATTTCACGCCCGTCTGCACCACCGAACTCGGCACCATGGCCGGCCTTGAAGGCGAATTCCGCAAGCGCGGCGTCAAGATCATCGGCATCTCGGTCGATCCGGTCGAAAGCCACGCCAAGTGGAAGGACGACATCAAGACCGCGACCGGGTTCAGCGTCGACTACCCGCTGATCGGCGACAAGGACCTGAAGATCGCCAAGCTCTACGACATGCTGCCGGAGGGCGCCGGCGACAGCTCCGAAGGCCGCACGCCAGCCGACAACGCCACTGTGCGCTCGGTCTACGTCATCGGCCCGGACAAGAAGATAAAACTGATCCTCACCTACCCGATGACCACTGGCCGCAACTTCAACGAGATCCTGCGCGCCATCGATTCGATCCAGCTCACCGCCAAGCACCAGGTCGCGACGCCCGCCAACTGGCAGCAGGGCGAAGACGTCATCATCACCGCCGCCGTCTCCAACGAAGACGCCATCAAGCGCTTCGGCGCCTTCGATACGATCCTGCCCTATCTGCGCAAGACCAAGCAGCCGGCTGGGTGA
- a CDS encoding AAA family ATPase, with amino-acid sequence MDTGLTTIPEADIEKHRATAQSFITRIVVLEDSSGQSGTALAGTNRRFVSTVSTGSVRKTREIELAKTVGAIRPDDRLMSISQHTLLYRARRGLAIALAVADVFARGGDLESLQAKNARAPLEGDEATHFKKLLTASAYVSAFTLASYLLQTIDADGEAPNDIAEPDFLFDTAQDALKALIAGLDRAISGAKDDADLMTRARAFARTAIDGLLTRKGRFDGLGTFENAHIRIDADDFTIDGFDVAPGKKSKPLVMTFKKPDEVVGNHIAKYQSVKLAKMLMAYDFDRELNPFVELGGFLFTFIGDGSPGTGKTTLIQMIAGLLHGYCQTAGYQFVYENFGVDQISSYQGKSGQNCKQFITNVLNPRAIGFGTVDDIDQVAAKRSDDRASAGQQEITGVLMEAFSGASTVIRGNCSFGMFSNYPENVDDALRQRAGARWLVDGPQSRDDYIDIFVLLAGKNHKIPLGEHDLYAAQEIQRAVENAYEGYSKPHEDGLIKVYDRFMKENGEPKTMADVGTYLHQIKEAEPRFTGRAIKNVTDAIKMRAMDIELPDEWFEKPEAFMHKGYDDKKAMIEELRGPFSMDMVMQEINRYADSEFRYSDRSDDAAVEKMIRDTRLRERAIREIEGLKAKGAWNA; translated from the coding sequence ATGGACACCGGCCTGACCACCATTCCCGAAGCCGATATCGAAAAGCATCGCGCCACCGCGCAGAGCTTCATCACGCGCATCGTCGTGCTGGAGGATTCGTCCGGCCAGTCGGGCACCGCACTTGCCGGCACCAACCGCCGCTTCGTCTCCACTGTCTCCACCGGCTCGGTGCGCAAGACCCGCGAGATCGAGCTGGCGAAGACCGTCGGCGCGATCCGCCCCGACGACCGGCTGATGAGCATCTCGCAGCACACGCTGCTCTATCGCGCCCGCCGCGGCCTCGCCATCGCGCTGGCCGTCGCAGACGTCTTCGCGCGCGGCGGCGACCTCGAAAGCCTGCAGGCGAAGAACGCTCGCGCGCCGCTGGAAGGCGACGAAGCCACGCATTTCAAGAAGCTGCTGACAGCCTCGGCCTATGTCTCGGCCTTCACGCTTGCCTCCTATTTGCTCCAGACCATCGACGCCGATGGCGAGGCCCCCAATGACATCGCCGAGCCGGATTTCCTGTTCGACACGGCGCAGGACGCGCTGAAGGCGCTGATCGCCGGTCTCGACCGGGCTATTTCCGGCGCCAAGGACGACGCCGACCTGATGACGCGCGCCCGCGCCTTCGCCCGCACCGCCATCGATGGCCTGCTGACGCGAAAGGGCCGCTTCGACGGTCTCGGCACCTTCGAGAACGCGCATATCCGCATCGACGCCGACGATTTCACCATCGACGGCTTTGATGTTGCCCCGGGCAAGAAGTCGAAGCCTCTGGTGATGACCTTCAAGAAGCCGGACGAGGTTGTCGGCAATCACATCGCCAAATACCAGTCGGTCAAGCTCGCCAAGATGCTGATGGCCTATGATTTCGACCGCGAGCTCAACCCCTTCGTCGAGCTCGGCGGCTTCCTCTTCACCTTCATCGGCGACGGCTCGCCCGGCACCGGCAAGACGACGCTGATCCAGATGATCGCCGGCCTTCTTCACGGCTACTGCCAGACCGCCGGCTACCAGTTCGTCTACGAGAATTTCGGCGTCGACCAGATCTCGTCTTATCAGGGCAAGTCCGGCCAGAACTGCAAGCAGTTCATCACCAATGTCTTGAACCCGCGCGCCATCGGCTTCGGCACGGTCGACGACATCGACCAGGTCGCCGCCAAACGCTCCGACGACCGCGCCTCGGCGGGCCAGCAGGAAATCACCGGCGTGCTGATGGAAGCCTTTTCCGGCGCCTCCACCGTCATTCGCGGCAATTGCTCCTTCGGCATGTTTTCCAACTATCCCGAAAATGTCGACGACGCGCTGCGACAGCGCGCCGGCGCCCGCTGGCTGGTCGACGGCCCGCAGAGCCGCGACGACTATATCGACATCTTCGTCCTTCTCGCCGGCAAGAACCACAAGATCCCTCTCGGTGAACATGATCTCTACGCCGCGCAGGAAATCCAGCGCGCCGTCGAGAACGCCTATGAAGGCTATTCCAAGCCGCATGAGGACGGGCTGATAAAAGTCTACGACCGCTTCATGAAGGAGAATGGCGAGCCAAAGACCATGGCCGATGTCGGCACCTATCTGCACCAGATCAAGGAAGCCGAGCCACGCTTCACCGGCCGCGCCATCAAGAACGTCACCGACGCCATCAAGATGCGCGCCATGGACATAGAGCTTCCCGACGAGTGGTTCGAGAAGCCCGAAGCCTTCATGCACAAGGGCTACGATGACAAGAAAGCCATGATCGAGGAACTGCGCGGGCCGTTTTCGATGGACATGGTCATGCAGGAGATCAACCGCTACGCCGATTCCGAATTCCGCTACTCCGACCGCTCCGACGACGCCGCCGTCGAAAAGATGATCCGCGACACCAGACTGCGCGAACGGGCGATCCGCGAGATCGAGGGATTGAAGGCCAAGGGGGCTTGGAATGCGTGA
- the choW gene encoding choline ABC transporter permease subunit, protein MDPVSQFLASYKIPIGAWGKAFFTFLTDNFDAIFRGFSNGLNFLLNGLVDGLLMVPPVLLVLIIAGIAYFLQRSRPLAIGVALGLLFIINQGLWKQTVQTLVLVVAAAAASMAIGVPLGIWAAHKPKVYRIMLPVLDLMQTLPTFVYLIPVLTLFGLGNAPGLIVTIIFVIPTAVRLTHLGVVSVPTSIVEAGEAFGATKRQLLWKVELPAALPTIMAGLTQCIMLSLSMVVFAALIGAGGLGTEINRALGSRRIDLGLEAGLAIVVLAIVLDRMTRIGVGGKK, encoded by the coding sequence ATGGATCCGGTTTCGCAATTCCTGGCCAGCTACAAGATTCCGATCGGTGCCTGGGGCAAGGCGTTCTTCACCTTCCTGACCGACAATTTCGACGCGATCTTCCGCGGCTTCTCGAACGGCCTCAACTTCCTTCTCAACGGACTGGTCGATGGCTTGCTGATGGTGCCGCCGGTGCTGCTGGTGCTGATCATCGCGGGCATTGCCTATTTCCTGCAGCGCTCGCGGCCGCTGGCAATCGGCGTCGCGCTCGGCCTGCTGTTCATCATCAACCAGGGCCTGTGGAAGCAGACAGTGCAGACGCTGGTGCTGGTGGTGGCTGCTGCCGCAGCCTCCATGGCCATCGGCGTACCGCTCGGCATCTGGGCCGCGCACAAGCCGAAGGTCTATCGCATCATGCTGCCGGTGCTCGACCTGATGCAGACGCTGCCGACCTTCGTCTACCTGATCCCGGTGCTGACCCTGTTCGGCCTCGGCAATGCGCCGGGCCTCATCGTCACCATCATCTTCGTGATCCCGACCGCCGTGCGGCTCACCCATCTCGGCGTCGTCTCGGTGCCGACTTCGATCGTCGAGGCGGGCGAGGCATTCGGCGCGACCAAGCGGCAATTGCTGTGGAAGGTCGAACTGCCGGCGGCCTTGCCGACCATCATGGCAGGGCTGACCCAGTGCATCATGCTGTCGCTGTCGATGGTGGTGTTCGCAGCCCTTATCGGCGCCGGTGGACTCGGCACGGAAATCAACCGCGCGCTCGGCTCGCGCAGGATCGACCTCGGGCTTGAGGCGGGCCTGGCAATCGTCGTGCTCGCCATCGTGCTCGATCGCATGACGCGCATCGGCGTCGGAGGTAAGAAATGA
- a CDS encoding choline ABC transporter substrate-binding protein, with protein MKALAAGVGLVAFLSAGVASAADPESCKTVRLSDVGWTDIQATTGVASVLLTALGYEPQVIQLSVPVTYASLKNKDLDVFLGNWMPSMTSDIKEYAADGSVETVSENLTGAGYGIVVPTYVAEAGVKTLTDLGKFKDKFDGKIYGIEAGNDGNRIILDMIKNPADNLEGFELVESSEAGMLTQAEQSMKNNEWIAFLGWTPHPVMGAMKITYLDGMGDSGFGAATVSTNVRKGYLTECPNAGKFIANLKFNLDMEGEMMDAILKGSDANTVATDWLKKNPDAVTPWIAGVTTFDGGDAAAAVKTALGS; from the coding sequence ATGAAAGCACTCGCCGCCGGCGTTGGCCTGGTGGCATTTCTGTCGGCTGGTGTCGCGTCTGCTGCCGATCCTGAAAGCTGCAAGACCGTTCGGCTCTCCGATGTCGGCTGGACCGATATCCAGGCGACCACGGGCGTCGCCTCGGTGCTGCTGACCGCGCTCGGCTATGAGCCGCAGGTCATCCAGCTGTCGGTGCCGGTGACCTATGCATCGCTGAAGAACAAGGATCTCGACGTCTTCCTCGGCAACTGGATGCCGTCGATGACCAGCGACATCAAGGAATATGCCGCCGACGGCTCGGTCGAGACCGTCAGCGAGAACTTGACCGGCGCCGGCTACGGCATCGTCGTGCCGACCTACGTCGCGGAAGCCGGCGTCAAGACGCTGACCGATCTTGGCAAGTTCAAGGACAAGTTCGACGGCAAGATCTACGGCATCGAGGCCGGCAATGACGGCAACCGAATCATCCTCGACATGATCAAGAACCCGGCCGACAACCTCGAAGGCTTCGAGCTGGTCGAATCGTCTGAAGCCGGCATGCTCACCCAGGCCGAGCAGTCAATGAAGAACAATGAATGGATCGCCTTCCTCGGTTGGACGCCGCATCCGGTTATGGGTGCGATGAAGATCACCTATCTCGACGGCATGGGCGATTCCGGCTTCGGTGCCGCCACCGTCAGCACCAATGTGCGCAAGGGCTATCTGACCGAGTGCCCGAATGCCGGCAAGTTCATCGCTAACCTCAAGTTCAATCTGGACATGGAAGGCGAGATGATGGACGCGATCCTCAAGGGCAGCGACGCCAACACGGTCGCGACCGACTGGCTGAAGAAGAATCCGGACGCCGTGACGCCCTGGATTGCCGGCGTAACCACCTTCGATGGCGGCGATGCCGCCGCTGCGGTGAAGACCGCGCTTGGCAGCTGA